A section of the Apodemus sylvaticus chromosome 10, mApoSyl1.1, whole genome shotgun sequence genome encodes:
- the Snrnp25 gene encoding U11/U12 small nuclear ribonucleoprotein 25 kDa protein, which yields MVVQDPLLCDLPIQVTLEEVNSQIALEYGQAMTVRVCKMDGEVMPVVVVQNATVLDLKKAIQRYVQLKQEREGGVQHISWSYVWRTYHLTSAGEKLTEDRKKLRDYGIRNRDEVSFIKKLRQK from the exons ATGGTGGTGCAAGACCCGCTGCTCTGCGACCTTCCGATCCAG GTTACTTTAGAAGAGGTCAACTCCCAGATTGCCCTGGAATATGGCCAGGCGATGACTGTCCGCGTGTGCAAGATGGATGGAGAGGTAATGC CTGTGGTCGTCGTACAGAATGCCACCGTCCTGGACCTGAAGAAGGCTATCCAGAGATACGTGCAGCTCAAGCAGGAGCGGGAAGGAGGCGTCCAGCACATCAGCTG GTCCTACGTGTGGCGGACGTACCATCTGACCTCCGCTGGGGAGAAGCTCACGGAGGACAGGAAGAAGCTCAGAGA TTACGGCATCCGGAACAGAGATGAGGTCTCCTTTATCAAGAAGCTCAGGCAAAAGTGA
- the Rhbdf1 gene encoding inactive rhomboid protein 1 codes for MSEARRDSTSSLQRKKPPWLKLDIPAAVPPATEEPSFLQPLRRQAFLRSVSMPAETARVPSPHHEPRRLVLQRQTSITQTIRRGTADWFGVSKDTDSTQKWQRKSIRHCSQRYGKLKPQVIRELDLPSQDNVSLTSTETPPPLYVGPCQLGMQKIIDPLARGRAFRMADDTADGLSAPHTPVTPGAASLCSFSSSRSGFNRLPRRRKRESVAKMSFRAAAALVKGRSIRDGTLRRGQRRSFTPASFLEEDMVDFPDELDTSFFAREGVLHEELSTYPDEVFESPSEAALKDWEKAPDQADLTGGALDRSELERSHLMLPLERGWRKQKEGGPLAPQPKVRLRQEVVSAAGPRRGQRIAVPVRKLFAREKRPYGLGMVGRLTNRTYRKRIDSYVKRQIEDMDDHRPFFTYWLTFVHSLVTILAVCIYGIAPVGFSQHETVDSVLRKRGVYENVKYVQQENFWIGPSSEALIHLGAKFSPCMRQDPQVHSFILAAREREKHSACCVRNDRSGCVQTSKEECSSTLAVWVKWPVHPSAPDLAGNKRQFGSVCHQDPRVCDEPSSEDPHEWPEDITKWPICTKNSAGNHTNHPHMDCVITGRPCCIGTKGRCEITSREYCDFMRGYFHEEATLCSQVHCMDDVCGLLPFLNPEVPDQFYRLWLSLFLHAGILHCLVSVCFQMTVLRDLEKLAGWHRIAIIYLLSGITGNLASAIFLPYRAEVGPAGSQFGILACLFVELFQSWQILARPWRAFFKLLAVVLFLFAFGLLPWIDNFAHISGFVSGLFLSFAFLPYISFGKFDLYRKRCQIIIFQVVFLGLLAGLVVLFYFYPVRCEWCEFLTCIPFTDKFCEKYELDAQLH; via the exons ATGAGTGAAGCCCGGAGAGACAGTACTAGCAGTCTGCAACGCAAGAAACCTCCCTGGCTCAAGCTGGACATCCCAGCCGCGGTGCCCCCGGCCACAGAGGAGCCCAGCTTCCTGCAG CCCCTGCGGCGACAGGCTTTCTTGCGGAGTGTGAGTATGCCGGCTGAGACAGCCCGAGTCCCGTCACCCCACCATGAGCCCCGGCGGCTGGTGCTACAGCGTCAGACGTCCATCACACAGACCATCCGCAG GGGGACAGCGGACTGGTTTGGAGTGAGCAAGGACACTGACAGCACCCAGAAGTGGCAGCGCAAGAGCATCCGTCACTGCAGCCAGCGGTATGGCAAGCTGAAGCCGCAGGTCATCCGGGAGCTGGACCTGCCCAGCCAGGACAATGTGTCACTGACCAGCACCGAGACGCCACCTCCACTCTATGTCGGGCCGTGCCAGCTGGGCATGCAGAAG ATCATAGACCCCCTGGCCCGAGGCCGGGCCTTCCGCATGGCTGACGACACTGCCGATGGCCTCAGTGCGCCCCACACTCCCGTCACACCAGGTgctgcctccctctgctccttctccagctcccgCTCTGGTTTCAACCGGCTCCCTCGGCGTCGCAAACGTGAATCGGTGGCCAAGATGAGCTTCCGGGCTGCCGCAGCACTGGTGAAG GGTCGGTCTATTAGGGATGGCACTTTACGACGGGGACAGCGCAGAAGCTTTACTCCCGCCAGCTTtctggaggaagacatggtggaCTTCCCTGATGAGTTGGATACGTCTTTCTTTGCCCGG GAAGGTGTCCTCCATGAGGAGCTGTCCACATACCCAGATGAGGTGTTTGAGTCCCCGTCAGAGGCAGCGCTCAAGGACTGGGAGAAGGCCCCGGATCAGGCCGACCTCACGGGTGGGGCCCTGGACCGCAGCGAGCTTGAACGAAGTCACTTGATGTT GCCCCTGGAGAGAGGCTGGCGGAAGCAGAAGGAAGGCGGCCCGCTAGCCCCTCAGCCCAAGGTGCGACTTCGCCAGGAGGTGGTCAGCGCGGCGGGACCCAGGAGGGGGCAGCGCATCGCTGTGCCAGTGCGCAAGCTCTTCGCCCGGGAAAAGCGGCCCTATGGGCTGGGGATGGTGGGTCGGCTCACCAACCGCACGTACCGGAAACGTATTGACAGCTATGTCAAGCGGCAGATCGAAGACATGGATGATCACAG GCCCTTCTTCACGTACTGGCTCACCTTCGTGCACTCACTGGTCACCATCCTGGCTGTGTGCATATACGGCATTGCGCCCGTGGGCTTCTCGCAGCACGAGACGGTGGACTCG GTACTTCGGAAGCGGGGTGTCTATGAGAATGTCAAATACGTCCAGCAGGAGAACTTCTGGATTGGCCCCAGCTCG GAGGCCCTCATTCACCTGGGCGCCAAGTTCTCCCCCTGCATGCGGCAGGACCCACAGGTGCACAGCTTCATCCTTGCCGCCCGGGAGCGCGAAAAGCACTCAGCCTGCTGCGTACGCAACGACCGGTCCGGCTGTGTGCAGACGTCGAAGGAGGAGTGCTCG TCTACGTTGGCAGTGTGGGTGAAGTGGCCGGTTCATCCTAGTGCCCCAGACCTTGCAGGCAACAAGAGACAGTTTGGCTCTGTCTGCCACCAGGACCCCAG GGTGTGTGATGAGCCTTCCTCTGAAGACCCCCACGAGTGGCCAGAAGATATCACCAAGTGGCCG ATCTGCACCAAAAACAGCGCGGGGAACCACACTAACCATCCTCACATGGACTGTGTCATAACAGGCAGGCCCTGCTGCATTGGCACCAAGGGCAG GTGTGAGATCACCTCCCGGGAGTACTGTGACTTCATGAGGGGCTACTTCCACGAGGAGGCCACACTCTGCTCCCAG GTGCACTGCATGGACGACGTCTGTGGCCTCCTGCCTTTCCTCAATCCTGAGGTGCCTGACCAGTTCTACCGCCTGTGGCTGTCCCTCTTCCTGCACGCTGG GATCCTGCACTGTTTGGTGTCCGTCTGCTTCCAGATGACGGTCCTGCGGGACCTGGAGAAGCTGGCAGGCTGGCACCGCATAGCCATCATCTACCTGCTGAGTGGCATCACGGGTAATCTAGCCAGTGCCATCTTCCTGCCATACCGGGCAGAG GTAGGTCCGGCCGGCTCCCAGTTTGGTATCCTAGCCTGCCTCTTCGTGGAGCTGTTCCAGAGCTGGCAGATCCTGGCCCGACCCTGGCGTGCCTTCTTCAAGCTCCTGGCTGTGGTGCTCTTCCTCTTTGCCTTTGGGCTGCTGCCCTGGATCGACAACTTCGCCCACATCTCGGGCTTCGTCAGCggtctcttcctttcctttgcctTCCTGCCTTACATCAGCTTCGGCAAGTTCGACCTGTACCGCAAGCGCTGTCAGATCATCATCTTCCAGGTCGTCTTCCTGGGCCTGCTGGCCGGCCTGGTGGTACTGTTCTACTTCTACCCAGTGCGCTGTGAATGGTGTGAATTCCTCACCTGCATCCCTTTCACAGACAAGTTCTGTGAGAAGTACGAGCTGGACGCTCAGCTCCACTGA